One genomic region from Gopherus flavomarginatus isolate rGopFla2 chromosome 20, rGopFla2.mat.asm, whole genome shotgun sequence encodes:
- the CFAP141 gene encoding cilia- and flagella-associated protein 141, with translation MVTREPNGNRTAAAPEPSTRPVTMAPGREKLGKSSNAPSRQQLLREEELVKKEAAYENLVKSWEWGRVLCVQREKQEEKRVVRGCQNLRASVAEELSFANKALLMVRRAALRYLLHCEHLQFQHELNHGGKSFYVERL, from the exons ATGGTGACCAGGGAGCCAAACGGTAACAGGACGGCAGCTGCCCCAGAGCCCAGCACCCGCCCCGTGACAATGGCACCTGGCAGGGAAAAGCTGGGCAAGAGCAGCAATGCCCCTTCACGCCAGCAGCtcctgagagaggaggag CTGGTGAAGAAGGAGGCTGCCTACGAGAACCTGGTTAAAAG ctgggagtggggccgaGTCCTCTGTGTGCAGAGGGAGAAGCAAGAGGAGAAGAGAGTGGTGAGGGGCTGCCAGAACCTGCGGGCCAGCGTCGCAGAGGAGCTGAGCTTCGCTAACAAGGCACTGCTGATG GTCCGGCGCGCGGCCCTGCGCTACCTTCTGCACTGCGAGCACCTGCAGTTCCAGCACGAGCTGAACCACGGTGGGAAGTCCTTCTACGTGGAGAGGCTGTGA
- the C20H1orf43 gene encoding protein C1orf43 homolog, whose product MATSSSNWLSGVNVVLVMAYGSLVFVLLFIFVKRQIMRFAMKSRRGPHVPVGQHAPKDLKEEIDVRLSRVQDIKYEPRLLAEDDARLLQLETPGSQCCYNYLYRMKALDAIKASEIPFYVEGRHPQSLMGKNFHAYLLELRNSSTPFRGIRKTLIDTLLDGYDTARYGTGVFGKTEYLKYQGALTELANIIKARGGSSQRQHQSAAKDLTLSPDISNPATIQVTYLPSSQKSKRAKHFLELKSFKDNYNTLESTL is encoded by the exons atGGCGACGTCCAGCAGCAACTGGCTCTCCGGGGTCAACGTGGTGCTGGTGATGGCCTACGGGAGCCTG GTGTTTGTGCTGCTGTTCATCTTTGTGAAAAGACAGATAATGCGCTTCGCCATGAAGTCCCGCCGAGGGCCCCACGTGCCGGTTGGACAACATGCCCCCAAG GACCTGAAAGAGGAAATTGATGTTCGCCTCTCAAGGGTACAGGACATTAAGTATGAACCCCGACTGCTGGCTGAAGATGATGCcaggctcctgcagctggagaCACCAGGAAGCCAAT GTTGCTATAACTACTTGTACAGAATGAAGGCACTGGATGCAATCAAAGCTTCTG AGATCCCATTTTATGTAGAAGGCCGACACCCCCAGTCCCTAATGGGAAAGAATTTCCATGCCTACCTGTTGGAGCTGAGAAATTCCAGCACTCCATTCAGAGGTATCCGCAAAACCTTGATTGACACCCTCCTGGATGGGTATGATACTGCACGCTATGGGACAGGG GTCTTTGGGAAGACGGAATATCTGAAGTACCAGGGTGCCCTGACTGAGCTCGCGAACAT TATCAAAGCGCGAGGAGGCAGCAGCCAGAGGCAGCACCAGTCAGCAGCGAAGGACCTCACGCTCTCGCCTGATATCTCCAACCCAGCCACCATCCAGGTCACCTACCTGCCTTCCAGCCAGAAGAGCAAACGTGCCAAACACTTCCTGGAGCTGAAGAGCTTCAAGGACAACTACAACACGCTGGAGAGCACCCTGTGA